A genome region from Oncorhynchus masou masou isolate Uvic2021 chromosome 14, UVic_Omas_1.1, whole genome shotgun sequence includes the following:
- the LOC135553929 gene encoding cyclic AMP-dependent transcription factor ATF-4-like, whose protein sequence is MTMMSSQFGLDDMEAILWGPSSLMADPMGSLLHHDEVTLIEGASPRSSSSPILLLSPLPSPPSLLLQEEKAEVDLLSFPWLSADELGHTHHIGADNGKEDAFSGMDWMAKRVDLSEFDLDSLICFPSSPEDLITSFECPMELDSLPLPTLPTPTDLPTTTDPLLPPTVSQPQEDPQEVHSPPPCVPDAQEELEIKSEPQSPAPSLLPSPTFTLELDSEVDASASVSEKLLHLELTQPVPSIMLCLSPTRIVVLLAPKHEVGMTTIPEILSSDSDSSLSSSGQLNWPSIATTRSRFQNRRKPYPTTPKSRPQHPDQPSPTTTCTGGPPKEKKLKKMVQNKTAATRYRQKKKTEQEALSAECDKLEQRNHKLAEKADSIANGIQYLKDLMEEVRQAKSKKGLGDL, encoded by the exons ATGACCATGATGAGCTCACAGTTTGGCCTGGACGATATGGAGGCCATACTCTGGGGGCCTTCCTCTCTCATGGCCGACCCTATGGGGTCGCTGCTCCACCATGATGAAGTTACCTTGATAGAGGGGGCTTCACCCCGCTCGTCATCTTCTCCAAttctccttctatcccctcttccctctccaccTTCGCTGCTCCTCCAGGAAGAGAAGGCTGAGGTAGACTTGCTGTCCTTCCCTTGGCTATCTGCTGATGAGCTAGGCCACACCCATCACATTGGTGCAGATAATGGGAAAG AAGATGCCTTTTCTGGCATGGACTGGATGGCTAAGAGGGTCGACCTGAGTGAGTTTGACCTGGACTCCCTTATATGTTTCCCCAGCTCCCCTGAAGACCTCATTACTTCCTTTGAGTGTCCCATGGAGCTGGACTCACTCCCCCTCCCAACTCTCCCTACTCCCACGGACCTTCCCACCACCACTGATCCACTCCTCCCCCCGACCGTCTCACAGCCCCAGGAAGACCCTCAGGAGGTCCATTCACCTCCCCCCTGCGTCCCCGATGCCCAGGAGGAGCTGGAGATCAAATCGgagccccagtccccagccccctctcttcttccatctcccACCTTCACCTTAGAGTTGGACAGTGAGGTGGATGCCTCGGCGAGTGTCAGCGAGAAGCTGCTTCACCTGGAGTTAACCCAGCCGGTccccagcatcatgctgtgtctcTCCCCAACCCGCATCGTTGTCCTCCTGGCCCCTAAACATGAGGTTGGCATGACAACCATCCCAGAGATCCTCTCCTCTGACAGTGACAGCAGCTTAAGCTCCTCCGGGCAGCTCAACTGGCCCTCCATCGCCACAACTCGGTCAAGGTTCCAAAATAGGAGAAAACCGTACCCAACAACCCCCAAGTCTAGGCCACAACATCCAGATCAGCCATCTCCCACCACCACATGCACTGGAGGACCCCCGAAGGAGAAGAAGCTCAAGAAGATGGTGCAGAACAAGACGGCGGCCACGCGCTACCGccagaagaagaagactgagcAGGAGGCCCTGAGCGCGGAGTGCGACAAGCTGGAGCAAAGGAACCACAAGCTGGCGGAGAAAGCAGACTCCATTGCCAATGGGATCCAGTATCTCAAAGACCTCATGGAGGAGGTGCGCCAAGCGAAGAGCAAGAAGGGACTCGGTGACCTCTAA